The Sylvia atricapilla isolate bSylAtr1 chromosome 3, bSylAtr1.pri, whole genome shotgun sequence genome has a window encoding:
- the ARHGEF33 gene encoding rho guanine nucleotide exchange factor 33 — MGPKKDITYYRHMALDALLLCFVMFEGHTPKAEGCSNLYLLQALASELKAGFTEAMQELSRIQHGEYALEEKVKSCRCAMEEKVAEMKNSLNTFKEELSDAKSMIEEISAKQEEMQQKIEQLQQEKRRESRKMKAKRAQKDDHSSQTVPTPLQGSPFRSINLPEPVLINEDFTSLLHNVTYEKVSDTRIMPMAEGGVKVIAGPGAALETDDSLKPSLAPEGQSKMHLPSTVWKQPKDTKDWGDEYISKEQPERGKDMGQSRYSSADNIICEPSLAAKRQNIALELLESERKYVINLSLILKIKATLQGPDVKRSTKERSFFPNSLRFLVQQHVDLLHALQERVLSWPRQGILGDIFLKLTNDENNFLDYYVAYLRDLPECISLIHVVILKEVEEEIKSDLYILFFHIVQRIPEYLIHLQNVLKFTEQEHPDYYLLLVCVQRLRVFISHYSLLFQCNEDLLIQKRKKLKNPTMDFSSLRSSLVKLYKGLTSQCTSQEVSPTPSAASMRDSGIHTEEAIQSFPAAPSSGTTTPHLMPQMKKPQPTVMENIQAVKPPDWEMESRKHERPENILASSQLTEQELKALTAPLQSIPEMEYEAPPADAVGNTERAIRTSVELLQDARNFAPSYEEFDYPGEVFTMPGPYEDDTFQNLALFENCSPASSESSLDICFLRPVNFTSEPERTDHALQPLPKSCTPVSSSTYKREMFHSKGKQLSRSLKELPRSAEGVSTRLYSTRSSSGSRLQQKQDRNVQPHMISASSRSSQRSYFPPQRGAGEKPSFLEELHAEDNTRFCQKDDNEQTSFSDHNPRHEPKGGFRSSFRKLFKKK; from the exons ATGGGGCCCAAGAAAGACATAACCTACTACAGACACATGGCACTGGATGCCTTACTGCTTTGCTTTGTCATGTTTGAGGGCCACACTCCAAAGGCAGAGGGGTGCTCAAATCTGTATCTG TTGCAGGCACTGGCCTCTGAGCTGAAGGCAGGTTTCACAGAAGCGATGCAGGAGCTGTCACGGATCCAGCATGGAGAGTATGCCCTGGAAGAGAAGGTCAAGAGCTGCCGCTGTGCCATGGAAGAGAAGGTGGCTGAGATGAAGAATTCCCTCAACACATTCAAG GAGGAGCTCAGCGATGCAAAGTCAATGATTGAAGAAATCAGTGCCAAGCAGGAGGAAATGCAACAGAAAattgagcagctgcagcaagagaAGCGGCGGGAATCACGGAAAATGAAAGCTAA aAGAGCACAGAAGGATGACCACAGCTCACAGACAGTGCCAACACCTCTCCAGGGCAGCCCATTTCGATCCATCAACCTCCCAGAGCCTGTGCTGATTAATGAAGATTTCACCAGTCTTTTACACAACGTGACTTACGAAAAAG TGTCTGACACCAGGATCATGCCTATGGCAGAAGGAGGTGTGAAAGTCATAGCAGGCCCAG GAGCAGCCCTAGAGACAGATGACAGCCTCAAGCCTTCCCTGGCACCAGAGGGGCAGTCAAAAATGCATCTGCCATCAACAGTATGGAAGCAGCCCAAGGACACCAAGGACTGGGGAGATGAGTACATTTCCAAagagcagccagagagagggaaggacaTGGGCCAAAGCAGATACAGCTCAGCAGACAACATAATATGTGAACCCTCTCTGGCTG CCAAAAGGCAGAACATCGCCTTGGAACTGCTGGAGTCAGAAAGGAAGTATGTCATCAACCTTTCCCTAATCCTGAAGATCAAGGCCACACTGCAAGGGCCAGATGTGAAAAGAAGCACCAAAGAGAGAAG CTTTTTCCCCAACTCTCTGCGGTTCCTGGTGCAGCAGCACGTGGATTTACTGCACGCTCTCCAGGAGAGGGTCCTGAGCTGGCCAAGACAAGGGATCCTGGGAGACATCTTCCTGAAGCTGACAAATGATGAG aataattttctggaCTACTATGTTGCTTATCTGAGGGACCTGCCAGAATGCATCTCTCTGATCCACGTGGTGATCCTGAAGGAG gtagaagaagaaatcaagtcTGATCTCTACATTCTGTTCTTTCATATAGTCCAGCGAATCCCTGAATACCTTATTCATCTACAG AATGTCCTCAAGTTCACGGAGCAGGAGCACCCTGACTATTACCTGCTGCTGGTGTGTGTGCAGCGCCTCCGTGTTTTCATCTCACACTACAGCCTCCTTTTCCAGTGCAACGAGGACCTGCTGatacagaagaggaaaaagctgaagaa CCCGACGATGGATTTCTCGTCCCTCAGGTCATCCCTGGTGAAGCTGTACAAAGGTCTCACCTCCCAGTGCACAAGCCAGGAGGTTTCTCCAACACCCAGTGCAGCATCCATGCGGGACAGTGGGATCCACACTGAAGAGGCCATCCAGTCATTCCCAGCAGCACCTTCCTCTGGCACAACCACCCC gcatttgATGCCGCAGATGAAGAAACCCCAGCCAACTGTGATGGAGAACATCCAGGCTGTAAAGCCCCCCGACTGGGAGATGGAAAGCAGGAAACACGAGAGGCCAGAGAACATCCTTGCCTCCTCTCAGCTGACAGAGCAGGAGCTCAAGGCCTTGACAGCCCCCTTGCAGTCCATCCCCGAGATGGAGTACGAGGCGCCTCCAGCCGACGCGGTGGGGAACACCGAGAGAGCCATCAGGAcctctgtggagctgctgcaggacgCCAGGAACTTTGCCCCGAGCTACGAAGAGTTTGACTACCCTGGGGAGGTTTTCACCATGCCAGGCCCCTACGAGGACGACACCTTCCAGAACCTCGCTCTCTTTGAGAACTGCTCCCCGGCCTCTTCCGAGTCCAGCCTGGATATTTGCTTCCTTAGGCCAGTGAACTTCACCTCTGAACCGGAGAGGACAGACCATGCCTTGCAGCCGCTGCCTAAGAGCTGCACTCCCGTGAGCAGCAGCACCTACAAGCGAGAGATGTTCCACAGCAAAGGGAAGCAGCTGAGCAGGTCCCTGAAGGAGCTGCCGCGGAGCGCCGAGGGTGTGAGCACCAGACTCTACAGCACAcggagcagcagtgggagccgtctgcagcagaagcaggacaGGAATGTTCAGCCCCACATGATCTCAGCCTCATCTCGAAGCTCCCAAAGGAGCTACTTCCCCCCACAGAGAGGAGCGGGTGAAAAACCGAGCTTTTTGGAA GAGCTCCATGCAGAAGACAACACCAGGTTCTGCCAGAAGGATGACAATGAGCAAACATCCTTCAGCGACCACAACCCGCGGCACGAGCCCAAGGGGGGGTTCCGCAGCTCCTTCCGCAAGctcttcaaaaagaaataa